The Arachis duranensis cultivar V14167 chromosome 2, aradu.V14167.gnm2.J7QH, whole genome shotgun sequence genome has a window encoding:
- the LOC107476273 gene encoding probable xyloglucan endotransglucosylase/hydrolase protein 32 — MMKALLLFLFAISSSLFMEPCYSSSGYWPPSPGYWPSHKFRSMNFYKGFRNLWGPQHQVLDNNNALTIWLDRTSGSGFKSVRPFRSGYFGASIKLHPGYTAGVITAFYLSNNEAHPGFHDEVDIEFLGTTFGKPYTLQTNVYIRGSGDGTIIGREMKFHLWFDPTKDFHHYAILWSPKEIIFLVDDVPIRRYPRKSAYTFPLRPMWVYGSIWDASSWATEDGKYKADYRYQPFVARYTNFKASGCSAYASRWCHPVSASPYRSGGLTRQQYWAMRWVQRHHMVYNYCQDPKRDHRLTPECWG, encoded by the exons atgATGAAGGCTCTACTATTATTTCTCTTTGCTATTTCTTCATCACTGTTTATGGAACCTTGTTATTCAAGCAGTGGATATTGGCCTCCTTCACCAGGATACTGGCCAAGTCACAAATTCAGGTCTATGAACTTTTACAAAGGATTTAGAAACCTTTGGGGTCCTCAACACCAAGTACTTGACAACAATAATGCATTAACAATTTGGCTTGATAGAACCTCAG GGAGTGGATTCAAATCAGTTCGTCCATTTAGATCAGGTTACTTTGGTGCTTCAATTAAGCTCCACCCTGGCTACACTGCAGGAGTTATAACAGCTTTCTAT CTTTCTAACAATGAAGCACACCCTGGGTTCCATGATGAAGTGGACATAGAGTTTCTTGGGACCACATTTGGAAAACCTTATACTTTACAAACAAATGTTTACATAAGAGGAAGTGGGGATGGAACGATTATAGGAAGAGAGATGAAGTTCCATTTGTGGTTTGATCCTACCAAAGATTTTCATCACTATGCTATTCTTTGGTCTCCTAAAGAAATCAT ATTCCTAGTGGATGATGTGCCAATAAGGAGGTACCCTAGAAAGAGTGCTTACACATTTCCACTAAGACCAATGTGGGTTTATGGTTCAATATGGGATGCATCATCATGGGCAACTGAAGATGGCAAGTACAAAGCTGATTATAGGTACCAACCTTTTGTTGCAAGGTACACAAATTTCAAGGCTAGTGGTTGCTCAGCCTATGCATCACGGTGGTGCCACCCAGTCTCAGCCTCACCATATAGGTCCGGTGGCTTGACCAGGCAACAATATTGGGCCATGAGGTGGGTCCAAAGACACCATATGGTTTATAACTATTGCCAAGACCCCAAAAGGGACCATAGATTAACACCTGAATGTTGGggttaa
- the LOC107476271 gene encoding uncharacterized protein LOC107476271: MVCLACLLPLFLVPIVNILPLLFDFIMGKVYRLFGWEYRKPERAPAACPYKPAAKRDTAKVEADTEPAQVEPIKPASVDVKQD, encoded by the exons ATG GTTTGCTTGGCTTGTTTGTTGCCCCTGTTCCTCGTTCCCATCGTCAACATCCTCCCTCTCCTCTTCGATTTTATCATG ggGAAAGTCTATAGGCTTTTTGGCTGGGAGTATAGGAAACCAGAGAGGGCTCCTGCAGCATGTCCATACAAGCCTGCAGCCAAGAGGGATACTGCTAAA GTTGAGGCAGATACTGAACCAGCTCAAGTAGAACCTATTAAACCTGCAAGTGTAGATGTCAAGCAGGATTAA
- the LOC107476269 gene encoding 60S ribosomal protein L7-2 isoform X1 — MAEMGEEVKAIIPESVLKKQKREEEWALKKKEELNAAKKKRAESRKLIYSRAKQYAKEYQEQEKELIQLKREAKLKGGFYVDPEAKLLFIIRIRGINAMDPKSRKILQLLRLRQIFNGVFLKVNKATVNMLHRVEPYVTYGYPNLKSVKELIYKRGFGKLNKQRIALTDNSIIEKALGQHGIICIEDLIHEIITVGPHFKEANNFLWPFKLKAPLGGLKKKRNHYVEGGDAGNRENYINELIRRMN; from the exons aTGGCAGAAATGGGTGAGGAGGTGAAAGCAATTATTCCCGAGTCTGTGCTTAAAAAGCAGAAGAGGGAGGAGGAATGGGCcttgaagaaaaaggaggagctTAATGCTGCAAAGAAGAAGAGAGCAGAGAGCCGAAAGCTCATTTACAGCAGGGCAAAGCAATATGCAAAGGAATACCAGGAGCAG GAAAAGGAGCTGATCCAATTGAAGCGGGAAGCAAAGCTGAAAGGTGGATTCTATGTTGATCCAGAGGCTAAGCTCCTGTTTATCATCCGCATCCGTGG TATCAATGCCATGGATCCCAAGTCAAGAAAGATCTTGCAGTTGTTGAGGTTGAGACAG ATCTTCAATGGTGTGTTCTTAAAAGTCAACAAGGCCACAGTGAACATGCTTCACAGGGTTGAGCCATATGTGACCTATGG ATACCCAAATCTGAAAAGTGTAAAAGAGCTTATTTACAAGAGGGGCTTTGGTAAGTTGAACAAGCAGAGAATTGCCCTAACCGACAACTCAATCATTGAGAAG GCACTGGGCCAACATGGAATCATCTGCATTGAAGATCTTATCCATGAGATCATAACAGTTGGACCCCATTTCAAGGAAGCAAACAACTTCCTTTGGCCATTTAAGCTCAAGGCTCCATTGGGtggcttgaagaagaagaggaaccaCTATGTTGAAGGAGGAGATGCCGGAAACAGGGAGAACTACATCAATGAGCTTATCAGGAGAATGAATTAG
- the LOC107476270 gene encoding uncharacterized protein LOC107476270 — protein MPLEISGEQPFGSEYSEKLESEHSLVGKTVGDINLPSPVLSMENHYSSSFNDSETVDAEEYTCELEALDDSNNNTAEDVLSFFEVSTMENLSVENQGDSAHSAGSSSINVDSLANLSLEEKAANFIQNGDLDPVEGILPPEDNNSMAHKGSSLTSQHVVPSETSNQLFGLVYGCSLPTRIVGS, from the exons ATGCCTTTAGAAATTTCTGGTGAACAACCATTTGGGTCAGAGTATTCTGAAAAGTTGGAGAGTGAGCATAGTTTAGTGGGAAAAACAGTTGGAGACATAAACTTACCCTCCCCAGTTCTTTCCATGGAAAACCATTACAGTAGTTCATTTAACGATTCCGAGACTGTTGACGCTGAAGAGTACACGTGTGAATTAGAAGCTTTAGATGACAGCAATAACAATACTGCTGAAGATGTTCTCTCATTCTTTGAAGTTTCCACTATGGAAAACCTATCTGTTGAGAACCAAGGTGATTCAGCTCATTCTGCTGGGAGCAGTTCCATAAATGTAGACTCTTTGGCCAACTTGTCTTTGGAGGAAAAGGCTGCAAATTTTATTCAGAATGGAGATTTAGATCCAGTTGAAG GTATCCTTCCACCTGAAGACAATAATTCCATGGCACATAAAGGGAGCTCATTGACATCCCAGCATGTTGTTCCATCTGAAACATCGAATCAGCTCTTTGGGTTAGTATATGGATGCTCATTGCCAACTAGGATTGTGGGAAGTTAA
- the LOC107476269 gene encoding 60S ribosomal protein L7-4 isoform X2, which yields MGEEVKAIIPESVLKKQKREEEWALKKKEELNAAKKKRAESRKLIYSRAKQYAKEYQEQEKELIQLKREAKLKGGFYVDPEAKLLFIIRIRGINAMDPKSRKILQLLRLRQIFNGVFLKVNKATVNMLHRVEPYVTYGYPNLKSVKELIYKRGFGKLNKQRIALTDNSIIEKALGQHGIICIEDLIHEIITVGPHFKEANNFLWPFKLKAPLGGLKKKRNHYVEGGDAGNRENYINELIRRMN from the exons ATGGGTGAGGAGGTGAAAGCAATTATTCCCGAGTCTGTGCTTAAAAAGCAGAAGAGGGAGGAGGAATGGGCcttgaagaaaaaggaggagctTAATGCTGCAAAGAAGAAGAGAGCAGAGAGCCGAAAGCTCATTTACAGCAGGGCAAAGCAATATGCAAAGGAATACCAGGAGCAG GAAAAGGAGCTGATCCAATTGAAGCGGGAAGCAAAGCTGAAAGGTGGATTCTATGTTGATCCAGAGGCTAAGCTCCTGTTTATCATCCGCATCCGTGG TATCAATGCCATGGATCCCAAGTCAAGAAAGATCTTGCAGTTGTTGAGGTTGAGACAG ATCTTCAATGGTGTGTTCTTAAAAGTCAACAAGGCCACAGTGAACATGCTTCACAGGGTTGAGCCATATGTGACCTATGG ATACCCAAATCTGAAAAGTGTAAAAGAGCTTATTTACAAGAGGGGCTTTGGTAAGTTGAACAAGCAGAGAATTGCCCTAACCGACAACTCAATCATTGAGAAG GCACTGGGCCAACATGGAATCATCTGCATTGAAGATCTTATCCATGAGATCATAACAGTTGGACCCCATTTCAAGGAAGCAAACAACTTCCTTTGGCCATTTAAGCTCAAGGCTCCATTGGGtggcttgaagaagaagaggaaccaCTATGTTGAAGGAGGAGATGCCGGAAACAGGGAGAACTACATCAATGAGCTTATCAGGAGAATGAATTAG